Genomic window (Argopecten irradians isolate NY chromosome 2, Ai_NY, whole genome shotgun sequence):
tgtcgatacatCGAGTGAAATCAATTATTcaccactacaagccaacatgaaatgtttttatcGATACATATGAGAGATATCAAATAGCACTACCACTACACGCCAAATTGAATGTTTTTTGTCGGATACACAGAGAGGGTATCATTATCACTGACCACTACAAGCATATACTGACTAAAACGTTTTGTCGATACCATAGGTATAGACTAGCAAACAAACATAATACTGCCTACAATCAACTAAACGTTTTCTTGTGACGATACAtaggagagatatcaaatacCACAAAACTATCAAGCCAACATGAAACGTTTGTTGTCTATACATAGGAGAGATAttcaaatacacaccactacaagccCAACGATGAAAAGTTTTTGTTGGTGAACACACAGGtgagatatcaaatacacaccactacaagccaaaatgaaatgttaattgttCGATACATAGGGAtgagatatcaaatacacaccactgGCAATACAACATGAAATGTTATTTTGTCGTATACATAGGAAGAaaatcaaatacacaccactacaagccaCATGAAACGTTTTTGACGATACATAGTCAAGAGATAATCAAATACACACACTCCAATGCCAACATGAAATGTTATTTTGAGGATAAATACggagagatatcaaatacacaccactaGATAAGCCCAAGCATGAACGTTTTTTGTCGATACACAGGAGAGaatcaaatacacaccactacaagccaacatgaaaAGGGTTTCTGTCGATACATAGGGGAGAGATACtcaaatacacaccactacaaagtcaacatgaaatgtttttttgtcGATACAATAGGAGAGATATCcaatacacaccactacaagcGAACATGAAATTTTTTTGTCGATACACAGGTTGAATCACAGATCACTACATCAACCACTACAAGACCAACATGCAAATGTATATTTGATGAGCGTCGATACATAGGAGAGATCATCATAAATCACCACCACTCTAACCTCTAAGCCAAGCAAATGAAATGTTTACTCTTTGCGTTCGCATCAAGTGAGAGGAGTTAAATCAAATATACCCACCCCACCACTACAAGGACCAACATGAAAACGTTTTTTGGAGGATCCATAGGAGAGAGAATATCAAAGTAAACACCGATCAAATAAGAGCGCAACGTGAAATGTTTGTTAGATATTGGACTCACACACAGAGGCATGCGAGAACATCAAATACCACACTACACaagccaacatgaaatgttttttttgtctACATCATACATCAGGATAACAGCTCTCATCTACGACTACACAACATGAACTTTTACTCGAGTCTGACTCACATAGGAGAGATACGACAAATACCCATCCATCTATACACACCACACACAAACTCACAACAATCAACGAAACGTGAAAATTTTTTCTTGTGGATACACCGGAGAGCAtcatcaaatacacaccactacacGCCGTCAACCAACAAAACTTTTTGTAGAGCATCCGATCACTACAGAgaatatcaaatacacaccactacaagcccaacatgaaatgttttgttttgtcgATACCCACAGGAGAGTGATCATcaatacacaccactacaagccaCCAACATGAAATTGGTTTTTTTGGTCGCGTGATACACAGGAGAGATATCAAATTACACACCACTACGGCAAAGAAAGACAAGCGAAAACGAACTTCTTTGCGTACGATACGTCaggagagatatcaaatacCACGCACACACTACAAAGCAcaacatgtattgtttttgtCCAATACACATCTAGGGAGagactatcaaaatacaagcaATCAACTACACAACCAGACATGAAACGTCTTCTCTCTACATAGCGCGTGCTAATATTAGCAATTACACCACCACTACCAAGCAACAACtgaacacacacacacacacacacacacgtatacatagagagatatcaaatacacacacacataaaaTCTCTCTCTCTATGAAATTCGCATCTTTTGTGGAAACATAGGAGACAGATAttcaaatacacaccactactCAAGCCAACATGAAACTGTTTTTTGTCGAGCTAAACAAGAGAGATATCAAATAACACACCAATACAATACCaccataaaatgttttttgtcgatacatTGGAGAGACTATCAAATACAAaccactacaagccaacatgaaatgtttttgtcGACTACATAGACTTGATgatcacacacacatacagcGAATGAATGAAATATCACAGTAGCAAACACACTCGACATTGACTCAAGCGTAACAAGAAACATCGAAGTTTTTGTCGATACACAGGAGAGAATATCAAATATACATCACACTACACAAgcacatgaaatgttttttgtcgaaCATGATATCAAATACAAAGGTACAAGCAACCATTTTTTGTCGATACTCGAGTGCGTGACACAGAATAGCAAATTACACACCACTACAAGCagccaacatgaaatgttttgtaGATTAACACCAGTACAAGATATACAATTTAAACACAAGGACCAGCCAAACTATCAAGTTCTTTTGTGCAACACACAGGAGCCATATACAGAGAAAaccactacaagccaacatGACAATGTTATTTTTGTCGACTACACATAGGATAAATACAAGCaaacattatactgactacAAGCAAACTATTATACTGACTACAAGCaaacattatactgactacaagcaaacattatactgactacaagcaaacattatactgactacAAGCAAACATAATACTGAATACAAGCAAGCCTTGCACTGACTACAAGCgaaacattatactgacaacaagcaaacattatactgactacaagcaaacattatactgactacAAGCAAACATTATATTGACTACAAGCAAACATTATACTGCCTACAAGCaaacattatactgactacaagcaaacattatactgactacaagcaaacattatactgactacaagcaaacattatactgactacAAGCAAACATTATATTGACTACAAGCAAACATTATActgaatataaacaaacattacacTGACTACAAGCAAACATTATACTGAATACAAACAAGCATTATACTGACTACAAAAAAACATAATACTGACTACAAGCAAACATTACACTGACTACAAACATTACAAGCaaacattatactgactacaagcaaacattatactgactacaagcaaacattatactgactacAAGCAAACATTACACTGACTACAAACAAGCATTATACTGACTACAAGCAAAGATTATATTGACTACAAGCAAACATTATATTGACTATTAGCAAACATAATACTGACTACAAGCAATCATTATACTAactacaaacaaacatacactGACAACAAGCAAACATAATACTGAATACAAACAAgcattacactgacaacaagcAAACATAATACTGAATACAAACAAGCATTACACTGACTACAAGCAAACATAATACTGAATATAAACAAgcattacactgacaacaagcAAATATAATACTGAATACAAACAAGCATTACACTGACTACAAGCAAACATAATACTGAATATAAACAAGCATTACACTGACTACAAGCAAACATAATACTGAATATAAACAAGCATTACACTGAATACAAACAAGCATTACACTGACTACAAGCAAATATAATACTGACTACAAGCaaacattacactgacaacaagcAAATATAATACTGAATACAACAAgcattacactgacaacaagcAAATATAATACTGAATACAACAAgcattacactgacaacaagcAAATATAATACTGAATATAAACAAgcattacactgacaacaagcAAATATAATACTGAATATAAACAAgcattacactgacaacaagcAAATATAATACTGAATACAAACAAGCATTACACTGACTACAAGCAAACATTATATTGACTACAAGCAAACATTATACTGAATACAAAAAACATACACTGACAACAAGCAAATATAATACTGAATATAAACAAGCATTACACTGACTACAAGCAAACATAATACTGACTACAAGCaaacattatactgactacaagcaaacattatactgactacaagcaaacattatactgactacaagcaaacattatactgactacaagcaaacattatactgactacAAACAAACATAATACTGACTACAAGCaaacattatactgactacaagcaaacattatactgactacAAGCAAACATTACACTGACTACAAGCaaacattatactgactacaagcaaacattatactgactacaagcaaacattatactgactacAAGCAAACATTACACTGACTACAAGCaaacattatactgactacaagcaaacattatactgactacaagcaaacattatactgactacaagcaaacattatactgactacaagcaaacattatactgactacaagcaaacattatactgactacaatcaaacattatactgactacAAGCACACATTATGCTGACAATGAGCCAAATATTCCCCTCAGTTGGTTTTTTCCAATGCGATGGGAACAACGGGTAAAACGCATTAATAGCAGTCtaattgcaataaaatgaattaaaatgacTTTATGTGATACTCTGTAAGTCAAATATCCGTTATGTTACATTCTAGTGATACGTTTTCGGGATTTGTTTCAGTGTGAGTTCCTGGAATACGTTGGATACAGTACATTTGAGACCTGTGCCCGCAATCCATTCAATATTAACGCATTGATGAAGGTTGATTCGGATGACAATGTTACGGTCAGTAAGATATAAACTAAATTTTTAGAAGCATTAATCAGAACAGATATCAATGACCTTGTTAAGTCCTTTACCTATATCCTTTAGATAATGACACGTAGTTAACTGTTTCATATCAAGCTGGAGATCAAGGATGCTACAAAGACCGTGTCAGATCCCTATTCAAGTGCCATTAACTGTTACCACTTCCATCGGGTAACTTTGCATCAACGAGTTTTCAGGCACGGTTACAATGGatatagaggttccccaacaagtgactgttgtttaccatgtttatcaaactcgagttagttaattttcaaattttataaagaaacgAGCTTTAGGGagtatctttaaaaaaaacgaaaaataattaataagagttaaagttatatgtgccgtatttttcatactcacgaatcaagatgagcttttaatatgttattcagcaccaaaaattaccaactttttgaaaattacagtgctttcaatgcataggttttaattttacatgtacaaataagagctgaaaatgagttttggcagtattgccaaaaatcattcatttacatcaatagtgaagtgaaatgagtacatacggtgagaccatgaagcgaaattgtggtctacaatttcatttaacatttttacaatgttttagtaattgtaaagtgacttctgcaggtatgttttcatttaaacatatttaaggcataaaaaacaacaattttacagtacaaaatttctgtgttataactaacgtttataagtcatttgaagccatttgaatgatttttacagctttattcatcaaaccttatggtttttaataaattaatgatgaaaaaatagcatgtcaaaattatcgcccagttacggcacatataactttaagataAGCATGATAAAaaacagtcacgcgttggggaacttatttatcccataattTTAGCTCTATATTTATtccgtggtgaccattttctcgtcttcattcaggaAAAACTTTCCACCATACattgtgtagtgatatctttccgccataaaatatagtgcctaaatagagagccaatTTAAGCAACTGCCTGCTAAACAGTGAATACAATGCTCTTTAAAAGGAAATGCGCTATGAAAAGAAGCCCGAGgttgagagccaatcggaatGAAGAGATCTTgaaactgaccaatcagaggcgccgtaggtgtttacacattggagtgtgtaaacataaatgataaccaactgttatggaatttatcacatggtttttccattgtgaaacatgtatagttatgggataaattaagttaaatatttgatttgacTTCTGTTTGACTGCTACGTCAGAATCTGATTTGATTGCTATATTCTAAAGAGAGTTATCGGTGAcatcttttaaatatttatctgaGCTTATTTAGACACCATGTAAGTTTTCTTGTCCGTTTTCATTCATTTGTTTTGCCTATAACTTTGCGTTATCACAACGGCTGATATTTCTAAAGTATTTCTGAAACAAATGTTTCTGTAGCCTTGTATCATTCCTTCGAACTTATTTCGAATCCTATTTTTCCTAAAACATAGATAAGGTTCTGATTGTATGGCTTTTGTTACTAAGGCAATTTTCCAATATTTGCCCACTATATCATTTGGTTTGTCGCGTTGTTGACGCCGTCTGTCATGAAACAGCAATGTAGGGGATGGCGTGATGTCATGAAAACTAAACTTCGATATTGGTAACTagtaattttattgtattagTAGCTTGTAATTTGTCCTTCCAACCTTCCAAAGTTGGTTGGTCCTTTTCGTGGCTTAGCGGGGTTTGGCAAGGACCACCTTCAATTACGTCAGTCTTAAATTTCCGATTTATTACTATTGGTTGAAACTTTCTTGGAATGTCTACAGTGTTTCTGTTTTTTTTCGAAAGTTCCAGTCATTCGCATAAATGTACATGCTACAGGCCGTGCACATAATCCAAATAAATCCATAATGTAGATATCTACATTTAAATGAGCACTGCCTCTTTTTTCTTCCATCAATGTTCTCGATTTCTATATGAATGAATATTTGTTGTACAGATTAAACAAGATTCCTTTTAGTGTTTTTAAAGACCTTATAATGTATATTCGATTTATCGATTTGATTTGAAGGTGAGTGAGGAGCTGTTTGACGGCGTCAGAGTAGTAATGTATGCTCCCCGTAATCGGAAGGAAGATCATCCTCTACCCGGGATTATCTATATACATGGAGGGGGATGGACATTAGGGTCACCGGGTCAGTAATCCGGGCACCGTCAATCGGGGTATTCTAATAACCGACCGGGTTATAGGCTATTAAATCTTACCAACATGTGTTCTACTATCTAGAAAATCAGGCGTATATCAGCTGAAAATTATACTTGAATAttaataatagaaaataataatagatatatGATCATTTGAAAAGATACCagatatgaaaaattatttttcaaaacatatttatttttaatatatgcaTTTGAATCTGTTTCAGAACAGTATGGTCCCTTGACCAGGAAGCTTGCCGATACTCTGACCGCTGTGGTGGCCTCTGTTGAGTAAGTCACAATAAGTACAGTGTCCGATAAGTTCACTGACCGCTGTGGTGGCCTCTGTTGAGAAAGTCACAGTAATGTCTGAGTCCGATAAGTTCTCTGCCCGCTGTGGTGGCCTCTGTTGAGAAAGTCACAGTAATGTCTGAGTCCGATAAGTTCTCTGTCCGCTGTGGTGGCCTTTGTTGGGTAAGTCAGAGTAAAACCTGTAATCGATAAGTTCTCTGCCTGCTGTGGTGGCCTCAGTTGAGTAAGTAGAACCTCTGTCCGATAAGCTCTTCCATCAAACAGTACTTCTATCGACTTTCAATTCAATTCACTTTGCTGTCTTGATTTTCGTACATACTTGTTATACTTCCATTCCTATTTCCATGTACACCCTAGCTACCGAATGGCCCCCGAACACCCATTTCCAGTGCCGTTTGAGGACTGCTTAAAGGTCACAAAATACTTTATGAACAACGCCAAGAGGTTTGGAGTGGATGCTAGCCGGGTAGCTGTGACAGGTGAGTAGAGGCAGCCAATGGCATTAAATTGTTACCAATATGTCTATGTAGTCTGCAACATAAAGGCAAAATGTGGGTATATCTATGTCGGCGTCGCTGGCATCTGTATAGCTATATAGGCTTTCGTCCACGTGATATCTCCGGAACCATTTGGGGGATTAAATCATACCCCATGGACACCTTCTTAGGAGAAGTGCCTGTTTGTACTAATTAACTAGAACCAAAGGTCAAAGGAGACTATCACTGTTATCAAAATATGATTCCTTTTGCCTAATTATACACAAACTTGTAAGGGAAAATGCTTGCTTGGAATTactattttaaaattgaaaaaactTCTTTGAAAATGGTATGGAAATAAGACAGTAAACAAGATGATAATAACCAAATAATAATATTCTGTGCTAGGCGATAGTGCTGGCGGAAACCTGGCGATGGCGGTAGGACAAAAGCTGACCAAAGCAGGACAACCCCCACGACTTCTCGGACTTTTATACCCAGGGCTACAGATGGTAGATTTTAATACTCCAGCTTATCGGACCTATCAGACATTACCTTATCTGCTGACGACACGCTTGACAGTCAGCTTTTTCTTGAAGTATGCATTTGGTACCAATGCTGATCTTGAAATGGTTTATGACAATATGCACGTGACTAAAGCTTTTAGAAAATCCATTGAATCCAAAGTAAGTGTATCTTTATTGCCTGAAAAGTACCAAAAACTTCACGTGaaggaaattacaaatgtagACATTAATTTGGCTCAAAGAATGGAACAGATAATTAGTAACGTATCGCTGTGTCCACTTCTGATGGACGATGATGAACTGTACGACTTACCAAAGACCTACTTAATGACATGTGAGTATGACCCGGTGAGAGATGATAGTTTTATGTTGGCCAAACGATGGAAGGACATGTACTTCCCTGTGATACATGTACACTGGGATGGAGTACAGCATGGGTTTTTAACCGCCATAGGACAGAAACGTACAGAAGAAGCCGTCGATGATTTCATTAAATATCTCCGGAGGGAATTATAAAATGTGATAATTTTGTATTCATAAAATTTGCAGAATCTTGCCATATGTCGAAAGTTCATAtcttttaaatatgatatttttatcaattcgATTATAATTTTTACGCTTAATGCTTTAAGCCTTACAGCGTATTGTCATTACCTCTAAAACCGGAAATACCCTTTCGACTACGACACCACCTAGCGTGAAAAAGTACTACAACTCATTCTAAAAAATCCGCTTTCTAAAGCAAATATACTGTCATAgtgtaattatgattgcatGAAAAAATCTGTAGTATTTCCTTAAGTGTTAAAGTGTCAAAAATGTGTCCAAAACTATAATATCATTGTCTATTAATGGAAAATAGTGAGAATAATTTGCATGAATGATAGCGATCGATGACCTAAATTCTCGCCAATTATTTGCATATAAGATGAACTTCTAATTTAGATAACACTAAAGAAAGGAATTGACAGGATTTAAGTATGTATAAGTAGGGCTGGTATGGTTACTAAATTTTGTCCTCGTTTACCCGAATTTAAGTATCCGATCCGTACCTAGGTACTCGACATGTATTCCTATGTGAACGTATTCCAATGTGAACGTATCAACTTCGTGAGTTAGCTTAGTGGTACAATTTACCGATGTTGTTTGGGGCGATCTTCAGATGGatcaaatttcaatgtaatcGTAATGAAAAGTGAGAGATGTATTCTTCAATACTGCAAATGGCAttggtatatcaatttaatatcaatcgGTAACATCATACAATCGTAATGTAACAAGCTGACAGAGCCCAGAATGTCCGTGACAGATGTTGTTTTACCGCATATGCGCAACAGGAAGTACAAAAGAGTGACAGAGTCTTCATTCGGATAGCCTCTGGTGTTATCCTATATAGTATACCGATAGTGAAAGTAAACATGTGCGCCATTCATGATCACTTCTCCGATCATGGGAAATAAAAATTGCAACAATGTTGCTTGTGAACATGTCGTTAGCAGATGAAGTGTCATCCTTTGTGAGTAAAACAGAACAAAAGAGTGCTATTTTGTACTTCTTGTTACTGAATTTTACGTTTACACAGATATCTATCACTCAGTATCAGTATGTTTCCTATTTTCACGGATGCCCGGCCGGGTAGGCCTACACATGTTtcctacatgtattttaacGGGTACCCGGGTACTTCCCCAACCCGAACCGTGTGACAAAAATCAAGGGCTACAACATTCCATTCGTATTTGGACACAGAAACAGCAAACATCGtgttcatttcgttttgcttaTACCTGTCTTCAGTAAATAAATTTCACATGAAGTGAACTTACGTGTCTCTGTGTATTTCTGCTTACAtatgtgatatagatgttttattttattacaagaacaagaacattatttcaaattttagagcagtttccttttcaaattcgaagttgacaaaaattaactgctggcattattttctaattttatgacATACGATTTAATGCATTAAAGTCAGTGTAAGGTGTAACAGATTTAATTTGCCAAATTGTCCATATGAATACCGTGGTAATGGAGTGtcacatcacaaaacataacgGTATGTAGGATCTTGTATAGTGTGTAATATACATGACAATAAACTAGCATATTGATGTAATCAatatatagctactgttgtagcggaaaagatatcaccgtctgactgacttttcagtcaaaaggtgatatcttttccgctacaacaatagctaatcaatatagagataAAATCATGGATCCGCGCCtgatttgtacatgtatatatgtacataacatacatgtgtatatatgaagTTTAAGAGACAAGTGTAATAAGGCTAGATTTTATTAAGACAATTATTATCTCTGGTTTAAAAACTGGAAAcatgagcttaaaatattgataaaaattaaaaataaaaagattaaaaatgatgctaatatattaacTCAAATAACTTGTATACAAGACTCCACAACTGACTTGAACTTAACAAAATTCTTGTTTAAGTTAATGTGAGAGGACTCTataaatttttattgaaattataaatatttgctaGTCATCCACAGCAGACTCAAAATGTTCAAGAATTGAGATTATCAAAAAGCAGTGAAATAATACCGAGCATATATTAACTAGCTGCAATGGCATATATATAAAGCTCTAGACAACTTTGTCGTCAGATCTAGGGTTACAATGCTGTCCAAttgaccgtagtgttgcaaaacatctaaTGATAAACATGGCATAATTAGCGGGCTGCAGGTTTCAAGTAAATTTGCAATTGAACAGATTTACGGTatgtaaaaacatatcaaaatgcaTCCGTTCAGATGGACATGTATTACTAAAgagtgaaataaaaataatgttttgttatgtaatgctatgttattttattcaagtatttttgaataaacataatgaTACACAGTTCACTTTGGAGTTTGATGCAGCAACCAATTCTTTATAGGACAATTAACCCTTAGTTTTTAGTTAgatcatctgacctgaagggtaaGGATGACCTATAGTAGATGTTTAACGATTCACATGGATGCATCAATGTATTGCATCCCTTGGTGGTGCATCAATGCATCGTGTAGCGCGAtaccaaaaataaaaattgaacattggattatctcccttggtcaATGTCAGTCGAACGTTTGTTAGTTACAAATTTCAgccttgcaggtagggcgttagaattgtacgtgctgccccattgcatgatcgtaaaaggcgactaaatttaggatcttattttttgtcTTCTTCCTgtctgactttatctttcctaatgcctcccttggcaccgcctcacttttggcctagagttgagcgttcgcccctgtgaggaaggctctgggttctgtcccctggccgagacacaccaaagtcgataaaagtggtagtttctgatcctgcttagcgttcagcatacagggagtggtacgactggttcgcccgttgtcagtataatgtgaccgggtgaggtgtgttgcttggtgttttctgcggcatgcttcagtgatatagcactataaaaagggcaacagttccactatacaagaagacacaacatgaatataccacagtctcccaaaacaagcacctcgcacaacatacacgcaacacaccgcatacatgggaggccgtccttacattaccatacctgttaataggacgttaattaatcaaacaaacaaacaacacacgtaAATCGTTTGGGCCAaccaatcaaagtgaacagacTACTTATAACAATGTGAAATCCCAACAACATGGCAGGCAAAGCAACCGATTATAATATCTACCATCCTGGGATGGTAGCAATAGATGGTAGCAATTATGAAAATCACTGGAACCTACAACTTAAAAGATGTGTTCCTATCCAAATAATCTCCCAAGAGAGAAGTAAAAGTGTAATTAACATTATTTGATTACTGATCTTGAGGACAAGATCATGGAGATATACAGCTAAAAGCTATTTGCTAGAAAATGACAACATGGCTTTTATCTTAAATCTTGTTTACAGATAGCATTGATAAGGAACTGTATGCAATATCtaaaatttacatgtaaaaccTTCTGGatgatcatctgactattggcaaaataaaacatttgcaGAAGGATAGGCAGATACTAAAAGAGTTATCAAGACAAGAAATTAAATGCAAGTAATAACAAAAGGATCCATGGGTCGtaatgatcatctgactattggcaaaataaaacatttaaaaaatagtaatgGCAAATAAT
Coding sequences:
- the LOC138315033 gene encoding arylacetamide deacetylase-like, with product MACGRVLLFLAVAFVGLAYMLYKPYPDDVVEPNVQMAMSYFISAAFKLCEFLEYVGYSTFETCARNPFNINALMKVDSDDNVTVSEELFDGVRVVMYAPRNRKEDHPLPGIIYIHGGGWTLGSPEQYGPLTRKLADTLTAVVASVDYRMAPEHPFPVPFEDCLKVTKYFMNNAKRFGVDASRVAVTGDSAGGNLAMAVGQKLTKAGQPPRLLGLLYPGLQMVDFNTPAYRTYQTLPYLLTTRLTVSFFLKYAFGTNADLEMVYDNMHVTKAFRKSIESKVSVSLLPEKYQKLHVKEITNVDINLAQRMEQIISNVSLCPLLMDDDELYDLPKTYLMTCEYDPVRDDSFMLAKRWKDMYFPVIHVHWDGVQHGFLTAIGQKRTEEAVDDFIKYLRREL